The Devosia sp. A16 genome includes a window with the following:
- a CDS encoding sugar phosphate isomerase/epimerase family protein, which translates to MFIGNAPCSWGINYPTGNAYTWQEYLDQVAASGYRGTELGPFGFLPKDKAVLGPELEKRGLTLIGATHVHTFGDRGSAPVLMATLRELAPLLKDLGARHLVIMDESNWYPEGQEGVLDRDGWNGLTATVREAQAVIEGEFGLKASFHPHIGTAVEFERQIDRLLAETEIDLCFDTGHHAFWGQDPLAYMEKVWGRIAYMHLKNVDAAVRQRVLDGKLSVAASYGAGVMAPLTDGAVDIQAVMRFLGAKGFDGPIVVEQDIAENAAETPLQLAKRNYMYMQAIA; encoded by the coding sequence ATGTTTATCGGCAATGCCCCGTGTTCCTGGGGCATCAACTATCCCACCGGCAACGCCTACACCTGGCAGGAGTATCTCGATCAGGTCGCCGCTTCGGGCTATCGCGGCACCGAGCTCGGGCCGTTCGGCTTCCTGCCCAAGGACAAGGCGGTGCTGGGACCGGAGCTCGAAAAGCGCGGGCTGACGCTGATCGGCGCGACGCACGTCCACACTTTCGGCGACCGGGGCTCGGCGCCGGTGCTGATGGCGACGCTCAGGGAGCTGGCGCCGCTGCTGAAGGACCTGGGTGCCAGGCACCTCGTCATCATGGATGAGAGCAACTGGTACCCCGAGGGACAGGAAGGCGTGCTCGACCGCGACGGCTGGAACGGTCTCACCGCCACCGTGCGCGAGGCCCAGGCGGTGATCGAGGGCGAGTTCGGGCTGAAGGCGAGCTTCCACCCGCATATCGGCACGGCCGTCGAGTTCGAGCGGCAGATCGACCGGCTGCTCGCGGAAACCGAGATCGACCTCTGCTTCGACACCGGGCACCACGCCTTCTGGGGCCAGGATCCCCTCGCCTACATGGAGAAGGTGTGGGGGCGGATTGCCTATATGCATCTGAAGAACGTCGACGCCGCCGTGCGACAGCGCGTACTGGACGGGAAGCTCTCGGTGGCGGCCTCCTATGGCGCCGGGGTGATGGCTCCCCTGACCGACGGCGCCGTCGACATCCAGGCGGTGATGCGCTTTCTCGGCGCCAAAGGCTTCGATGGACCGATCGTCGTCGAACAGGACATCGCCGAGAACGCAGCGGAAACGCCGCTGCAGCTCGCGAAACGCAACTACATGTACATGCAGGCGATCGCGTGA
- a CDS encoding ABC transporter ATP-binding protein, giving the protein MASVEFQNVTKSFGSFNAVSDISFKVADGEFICLLGPSGCGKTTSLRMIAGLETPSSGKIMIGPDDVTHLHPKDRQISMVFQDYALYPHMNLADNIAYPLKVRGESVEKRHKRAKEVADVLKIGELLNRLPSQISGGQQQRTSLARALVYPSRVYLFDEPLSNLDAKLRLEARGFLNHLQRDMGMTAVYVTHDQAEAMALATRIAVMDRGRIVQFAPPIEIYRRPATTFVANFVGNPPMNMIPVDGSMEGDRLQLRAHGVLVRDVPVSQGIKAALGRGARLTLGVRPEHLSMGTINDVNMVSGKLFANENMGPEKLVTFERQDGGRVTARIFTDDAVETTENVAFTFSGTHATLFDAEGNRIPADGEQPL; this is encoded by the coding sequence ATGGCCTCGGTCGAATTCCAGAACGTCACCAAGAGCTTCGGCAGCTTCAACGCCGTCTCTGACATCAGCTTCAAGGTCGCGGACGGCGAGTTCATCTGCCTGCTCGGCCCCTCGGGCTGCGGCAAGACCACCAGTCTGAGGATGATCGCCGGGCTCGAAACACCGAGCTCGGGCAAGATCATGATCGGGCCCGACGACGTGACGCACCTCCACCCCAAGGATCGACAGATCTCGATGGTGTTCCAGGATTATGCGCTCTACCCGCACATGAACCTCGCCGACAACATCGCCTATCCGCTGAAGGTGCGGGGCGAGAGCGTCGAAAAGCGGCACAAGCGGGCCAAGGAAGTGGCGGACGTCCTGAAGATCGGCGAGCTGCTGAACCGGCTGCCGAGCCAGATCTCCGGCGGGCAGCAGCAGCGCACCTCGCTGGCGCGGGCGCTGGTCTATCCGAGCCGGGTGTACCTGTTCGACGAGCCGCTCTCCAACCTCGACGCCAAGCTTCGCCTGGAAGCCCGGGGCTTCCTCAACCACCTGCAGCGCGACATGGGGATGACGGCGGTTTACGTGACGCACGACCAGGCGGAAGCCATGGCGCTGGCGACGCGCATCGCGGTGATGGACCGCGGTCGCATCGTGCAATTTGCGCCGCCGATCGAGATCTACCGGCGGCCGGCCACGACGTTCGTGGCGAACTTCGTCGGCAACCCGCCGATGAACATGATCCCGGTGGACGGCAGCATGGAGGGCGACCGGCTGCAACTGCGCGCCCATGGCGTGCTGGTGCGCGATGTGCCGGTCTCGCAGGGGATCAAGGCGGCGCTCGGCAGAGGCGCCAGGCTGACACTGGGCGTGCGGCCCGAGCACCTCAGCATGGGCACGATCAACGACGTCAACATGGTCAGCGGCAAGCTGTTTGCCAACGAGAATATGGGCCCCGAAAAGCTGGTGACCTTCGAGCGCCAGGACGGCGGTCGGGTGACGGCCCGGATCTTCACCGACGATGCAGTCGAGACGACGGAGAACGTGGCGTTCACCTTCAGCGGCACCCACGCCACGCTGTTCGACGCGGAAGGCAACCGCATCCCGGCGGATGGGGAGCAGCCGCTGTGA
- a CDS encoding Gfo/Idh/MocA family protein — MAKLRVGLIGLGEVAQLMHLPLLADDQRFEIAAVTDVSPSLVAHVAERYGVKTRHTSAEALIADPSLDAVFILTPDFLHAPLLEKSIRAGKHVFIEKPAALTAAELKPLLELEKTNSKTVFVGYMRRFAPAFTALKERLPPREEIRHVRIRDLIRESQFFVDQSRNIFRPTDVPAEAIADGRVQTQALLKSVMGEARPDQLRAYQVLTGLSSHSFSAMRELFGAPLGVAAARQHRGENVLVMFDYGSFTALYEAVIHDVARFDAGIEVLTLNQHFKINYDTPYVRNLPTRLEITTSDLHSTGTEIIGPFYEDAFRVELGAFHHAVTTGEKPKTLLTDSLADLELFAEVGRHFLSQN, encoded by the coding sequence ATGGCAAAGCTCAGAGTTGGCCTTATCGGCCTCGGTGAAGTGGCGCAGCTGATGCACCTGCCGCTCCTGGCAGACGACCAGCGCTTCGAAATCGCGGCGGTGACCGATGTCTCCCCGAGCCTCGTTGCGCATGTGGCGGAGCGCTATGGGGTGAAGACCCGGCACACGAGCGCCGAGGCACTGATCGCCGACCCCTCGCTCGATGCAGTGTTCATCCTGACGCCGGATTTCCTCCACGCCCCGCTGCTGGAAAAATCCATCCGCGCCGGCAAGCACGTCTTCATCGAAAAGCCGGCCGCCTTGACGGCGGCAGAACTGAAGCCGTTGCTCGAGCTCGAAAAGACCAACTCCAAGACGGTGTTCGTCGGCTATATGCGCCGCTTCGCGCCGGCCTTCACGGCGCTCAAGGAGCGACTGCCGCCACGCGAGGAGATCCGCCATGTGCGGATCCGTGACCTGATCCGCGAGAGCCAGTTCTTCGTCGACCAATCCCGCAACATCTTCCGGCCGACGGATGTGCCGGCAGAGGCGATAGCCGATGGGCGGGTGCAGACCCAGGCGCTGCTGAAATCGGTGATGGGCGAGGCGCGGCCGGATCAGTTGCGGGCCTACCAGGTGCTCACCGGTCTATCGTCCCACAGCTTTTCTGCGATGCGTGAACTTTTCGGCGCACCGCTCGGAGTAGCGGCGGCACGGCAGCATCGCGGGGAGAACGTGCTTGTCATGTTCGACTACGGCAGCTTCACCGCCCTCTACGAAGCGGTGATCCACGATGTGGCGCGGTTCGATGCCGGCATCGAAGTGCTGACGCTGAACCAGCACTTCAAGATCAACTACGACACCCCGTATGTGCGCAACCTTCCCACCCGACTGGAGATCACCACCTCCGATCTCCATTCGACCGGCACCGAGATCATCGGACCGTTCTACGAGGATGCTTTCCGGGTCGAGCTCGGCGCGTTCCATCATGCAGTAACGACCGGGGAAAAGCCCAAGACGTTGCTGACCGACTCTCTGGCCGACCTCGAATTGTTCGCTGAGGTCGGCCGGCATTTCTTGTCGCAGAACTGA
- a CDS encoding carbohydrate ABC transporter permease, whose translation MRLSFPQLVARIGFSALAAIIGILFALPLIWFIFAPFNARAELGIAIPDPWTLKNFMTVFGNGFAMRGLLNSLIQSVGGVILVAAAATLAAYALSRSSIPGKGMITYVLLLFSSVVSGTAAMVPIFLIISSVGLMDTHIAVILVFAGGLLPTAMFILRDFIDGIPRTYEESAMVAGASPVQAFFDVALPVIRPGIVVVVVWAFVNIWGSFLIPFILLRSDDLMPSSVAIYSFYSEAGTPIVTLLAAYSLIYSLPVVALYLFVSWKFGFRFFGGIKA comes from the coding sequence ATGAGGCTGAGCTTCCCGCAACTCGTCGCCCGTATCGGCTTCTCGGCGCTGGCTGCGATCATCGGCATCCTGTTCGCGCTGCCGCTGATCTGGTTCATCTTCGCGCCGTTCAACGCGCGGGCGGAACTGGGTATCGCCATTCCCGATCCGTGGACGCTGAAGAACTTCATGACGGTGTTCGGCAACGGCTTTGCCATGCGCGGGCTACTCAACAGCCTGATCCAGAGCGTCGGCGGGGTGATCCTCGTGGCGGCCGCCGCGACGCTGGCAGCCTATGCCCTTTCCCGTTCGTCGATCCCCGGCAAGGGGATGATCACCTATGTCCTGCTGCTGTTCTCCTCGGTGGTGTCGGGCACGGCGGCGATGGTGCCGATCTTCCTGATCATCTCGTCGGTCGGGCTGATGGACACCCATATCGCCGTGATCCTGGTGTTCGCCGGCGGGCTGCTGCCCACGGCTATGTTCATCCTGCGCGACTTCATCGACGGCATTCCCAGAACCTACGAGGAAAGCGCCATGGTCGCAGGCGCCTCGCCGGTGCAGGCGTTCTTCGACGTGGCATTGCCGGTGATCCGGCCGGGCATCGTCGTGGTTGTGGTGTGGGCGTTCGTCAACATCTGGGGCTCGTTCCTCATCCCCTTCATCCTGTTGCGTTCCGACGATCTGATGCCGTCGTCGGTCGCCATCTACTCGTTCTACTCGGAGGCGGGGACGCCGATCGTGACGCTGCTTGCAGCCTATTCGCTGATCTACTCCCTGCCCGTCGTCGCCCTCTATCTCTTCGTCAGCTGGAAGTTCGGCTTCCGCTTCTTCGGTGGAATCAAAGCGTAA
- a CDS encoding CehA/McbA family metallohydrolase, whose protein sequence is MTRIVKAHVTRADQAANPYFYIPVTVPVGTTRIDVTLAYPKADDCVIDLGMFDPAMTPYPSEGGFRGWSGGFRDRFHVATDSATPGYVHGPMPAGEWNVILGLYKVPPDGAEVTVTIDLDSSERPTNPQPERTFPVRAGAGWYRGDLHCHTFHSDAAGSPETLHQAAVQAGLDFLAIADHNTITQRRYFHPASSPDLVFVRGMEVTTAVGHANVYGVDEWMDFRMTKPSDAHVLADMVHRKGGLLSINHDKPTIPWDYEFPAADCQEVWQSTWMAWNWVSLARWQERLASGLRISAIGGSDFHQPAKLQPEGPLVLARPTTVLWLPELSEEAVLAAMKAGRGYVTEGPKGPHLEISIGDAPMGSAVHRKPLLRARAKVRGARGDLLHWIDASGVVGEQEILAGEWEGEIALLQGTQGFIRAEIIAKASRPWLVEEFTKAASERGELPWQLRDTHLTDEPIRRAISNPIYIDQD, encoded by the coding sequence ATGACCCGGATCGTCAAAGCCCACGTCACTCGCGCCGACCAGGCAGCGAACCCCTATTTCTACATCCCCGTCACTGTCCCCGTGGGCACGACGCGGATCGATGTGACACTCGCCTATCCCAAGGCCGATGACTGCGTGATCGACCTCGGAATGTTCGACCCTGCCATGACCCCCTACCCGTCCGAAGGCGGGTTCCGGGGTTGGTCCGGTGGGTTCCGCGATCGGTTCCACGTCGCGACCGACAGCGCTACGCCGGGCTATGTGCACGGGCCGATGCCGGCCGGCGAATGGAACGTCATTCTCGGGCTCTACAAGGTGCCGCCGGATGGTGCCGAAGTGACGGTGACCATCGATCTCGACAGCAGCGAACGCCCGACCAATCCGCAACCGGAGCGGACCTTTCCGGTGCGCGCCGGAGCCGGGTGGTATCGCGGCGACCTCCACTGCCACACATTCCATTCCGACGCCGCTGGATCGCCCGAGACGCTGCACCAGGCGGCCGTGCAGGCAGGGCTCGATTTCCTCGCCATCGCCGACCACAACACCATCACCCAGCGGCGCTATTTCCATCCGGCGTCATCGCCGGACCTGGTGTTCGTGCGCGGCATGGAGGTGACCACCGCCGTCGGACACGCCAATGTCTATGGGGTCGACGAGTGGATGGACTTCCGCATGACCAAGCCGTCGGACGCGCATGTGCTGGCCGATATGGTGCACCGGAAGGGCGGCCTCCTGTCGATCAACCACGACAAGCCGACCATTCCCTGGGACTACGAGTTCCCTGCGGCTGACTGCCAGGAGGTCTGGCAGTCGACCTGGATGGCGTGGAACTGGGTGTCGCTGGCCCGTTGGCAGGAACGGCTGGCCTCGGGCTTGCGGATCTCGGCCATCGGCGGCAGCGACTTCCATCAACCGGCCAAGCTCCAGCCGGAAGGTCCGCTGGTGCTGGCGCGGCCGACCACGGTGCTGTGGCTGCCGGAGCTCAGCGAGGAGGCGGTCCTCGCGGCAATGAAGGCCGGGCGCGGCTACGTGACGGAGGGGCCGAAAGGCCCGCACCTCGAGATCAGCATCGGCGATGCGCCAATGGGGTCGGCGGTGCATCGCAAACCTCTGCTCAGGGCACGCGCCAAGGTGCGCGGAGCGCGGGGCGACCTGCTGCACTGGATCGACGCTTCGGGGGTCGTCGGCGAGCAGGAGATCCTCGCCGGCGAGTGGGAGGGCGAGATTGCGCTGCTCCAGGGAACCCAGGGCTTCATCCGCGCCGAGATCATCGCCAAAGCCAGCCGGCCCTGGCTGGTGGAGGAATTCACCAAGGCGGCGAGCGAACGCGGTGAACTGCCGTGGCAGCTCAGGGACACGCACCTCACGGACGAGCCGATCCGGCGCGCCATTTCCAACCCAATCTACATCGACCAGGACTAG
- a CDS encoding carbohydrate ABC transporter permease, producing the protein MTKKNFSLLSHRAGAAFLAPAAALVGVFVLLPFFWVIVVSFTNRTLLGKTALNPDFVGLQNYIQLFDPTTFFTRGQFGFSLILTTQFVLLSALVGQALLGLLLAWLMQTIPPALKRIVETAVIAAWILPEVVIGFAWFAFLDYDNGTLNMILRGLGLPAGDFLLQQPFWVIVIFNTWRGAAFSMMLFNSAFASIPPSYFQAADVAGASSWQKFRDIGLPLIRGHVVTDLILITMWTFNVFTPFILTNGGPSYRTELLSIYNYRIAFREFDFGKGAAVGVIIMLINLVFALIYLSFGRKKAKAVEE; encoded by the coding sequence ATGACCAAGAAAAACTTCTCGCTGCTCTCGCATCGGGCCGGCGCCGCGTTCCTTGCGCCCGCTGCCGCGCTGGTCGGCGTCTTCGTGCTGTTGCCGTTCTTCTGGGTGATCGTCGTTTCGTTCACCAACCGGACGCTGCTGGGCAAGACGGCCCTCAACCCCGATTTCGTCGGGCTGCAGAACTATATCCAGCTGTTCGACCCGACGACGTTCTTCACCCGCGGGCAGTTCGGCTTTTCGCTGATCCTCACCACGCAGTTCGTGCTGCTGTCGGCGCTGGTGGGCCAGGCACTGCTGGGCCTGCTGCTGGCCTGGCTGATGCAGACCATCCCCCCTGCCCTCAAGCGCATTGTCGAGACCGCGGTGATCGCCGCCTGGATCCTGCCAGAGGTGGTGATCGGTTTCGCCTGGTTCGCCTTCCTCGACTACGACAACGGCACGCTGAACATGATCCTGCGCGGCCTCGGCCTGCCGGCCGGAGATTTCCTGCTGCAACAGCCGTTCTGGGTGATCGTCATCTTCAACACCTGGCGCGGCGCCGCGTTCTCGATGATGCTGTTCAACTCGGCCTTCGCCTCGATCCCGCCCAGCTATTTCCAGGCGGCGGATGTGGCGGGCGCCTCTAGCTGGCAGAAGTTCCGCGATATCGGGCTGCCGCTGATCCGCGGACATGTGGTCACCGACCTGATCCTCATCACCATGTGGACGTTCAACGTGTTCACGCCTTTCATCCTGACCAATGGCGGGCCGAGCTACCGCACGGAGCTGCTGTCGATCTACAACTACCGCATCGCCTTCCGTGAGTTCGACTTCGGCAAGGGTGCGGCCGTGGGGGTGATCATCATGCTGATCAACCTGGTATTCGCGCTGATCTACCTGTCGTTCGGGCGCAAGAAAGCCAAGGCGGTGGAAGAATGA